gggagtacatgaactccattctctccctctgcaccagtatttcacatgagtCTCATATCCATCaccatagaaacatgggatggtgacagatcctcctctctgtacagtcACCAAGCCcactgtggacacacctgcagggacagtataCAAGTTACCAGGCTGATTAACTCTCATTCCTTACACCAATTATGAACAAATTAATAGAGTCGGTCTCAGTCCACTGTAGGTtagatttaaaattaaaattcattCAGTAGAATTTTAATACTTATTTTGATTAAAAGTTGGTTTTATAaagtaccactgtattgggAAAAACACTTTATTAAAAGATTAACCAATCAATTAGCTCCATAATTAGCATACAAAGACCTCTTTTTCAGGTTTGACTTATGTTAACTTCTACAAATTTATATGACGGGCATCATACCATCAGGGATTGATTGCTACACTGTATCTCCAACATCTGAAGCTCcactgatctccacaccacatgAGTAGGTGTCAGAGTCTTTATAGCTGTCAGATTTATCATATTTAATCCTCTGATTAGCCCATTTAAACTGACACTTAATTCTGCCAGGTCTCATTTATCATATTGAATACAATGTGGAACCTGTCCTATATAAATAATATCTTaagatatattttcttttttttttcttcagtaatcgtgttaatgtccttcctttctgactgaatgacatattacatactgtgcatctcattggctacagtctgcagtacagacatcttaccatcagtgactgacaggtaaacctGATCTCCAACATCTGAACCTCCACTGATATTCACACCACACCAGTACCTATCAGAGTCCCCAGCTGTCAGACtgttgatggtcacagtgaagacttgctggtcaggatcatctctgattgacactttaccctcctgtggagagtcactgtgtactatgggagtacatgaactccattgtctccctctgcaccagtatttcagaTGAGTTTTAAATATGTCatcatagaaacatgggatggtgacagatcctcctctccaTGCAGACACCCTGCTCACTGTGTAAACACTGTCAGCATCTGTAGGGAAAATAACCAACTGAATAAAGATTTTCCACATCACAGCATCCCTAAGAAATACGGCTTGGTTTGTATGTGTAGCGCCCCCTTAGTCTCCGCTACCGTCAGAAGGCGCTGCCTTCAGTCCTTTAACTAAAATGTTTTGTGCACATTAAATTAAGGCCCTATGTTAattacactgaacaaaaatataaacccaacactcttgtttttgctcccatttttcatgagctgaactcaaacatcagaaaatttttctacatacacaaaagacccatttctctcaaatattCTCCTTTGCCAAGACAGGGTGCAGAAATCACCTTATGTTGCAGCATGATAACGCACGGCCCCATATTGCAAGGATCTGTACACACTTCCTGGAAGCTGAAAACATCCCAGTTCTTGCATGGCCAGCATACGCACCAGACATGTCACCCATTGAGCATGTTTGGGATGCTCTGGATCGGCGTATATGACAGCGTGTTCCAGTTCCTGCCAGTATTCAGCAACTTCGCACAGCTATTGAAGAGGAGTGGACCAACATTCCACAGGCCACAATCAACAACCTGATCAACTCTATGCGACGGAGATGTGTTGCCCTGCGTGAGGCAAATGGTGGCCACACCAGATACTGACTGGTTTTCTGCCACCCCCCCATAAAGCAAAACTGTGCACATTTCAGAGTGGcttttattgtgggcagtctaaggcacacgtgcaatattgatgctgtctaatcagcaccttgatatgccacacctgtgaggtgggatggattatcttggcaaaggagaagtgctcactaacacagatttagacagatttgtgaacaatacttcagagaaatgggtcttttgtgtatgtagaaaaattttcctatgtttgagttcagctcatgaaaaatgggagcaaaaagAAGAGTGTtgagtttatatttttgttcagtgtaaaTGGGTCCTCAGGAATGTGTTACTGAACGCCATTTTATGTGGTGGCTTACCTGTAAGCTCAGACTAAATATATACCTTTTTAATTAAACCGTTAGAGGACAGTGGGCCACATCACCCTCAAAGTCATAAACAGCTACAGTATTAATAAGTACTAAACATGCTAACCACACACTTACCCACAGTACTGCAAAACATACAAACTATTTACCTACAGTATTCAGAATATATACACAAAATAATTTAGAATTAAACTGGAAAAGCGGTTTTCCATACATCAAAAACTCACTTATTAAATGAACAACCAAAACGTCAGTTAAATTACAGTCCCTTTTCCAATGGAAAAATCGCTCACAAAAACAAGTTTGTATTAACTTAAGCCGATAGCCGGCAAAATTTTACGTACTTAAGAAAGGGCCCAAAAAAAGGATTGAAACATGTACCGCTGGTTGGGCGCCTTGTAGCCTGAAAAAAACCGTTGGCTGCTTCACTCTGGGGGAGCTAAACCAAAAAGGAAAACCCCCCCCCGGCCCGTGCTGAGGTGCTGTCCGGGGAGTCTCCCTTTTGACGAAGGCCGAACACCCAAACCGCCGTGCCGTTGTCTCCGTGGCGGATGTATCGGAAGGGCTGACTGATTCAGTGTGCTGGGCcagctcaccatgacacagccCCTTTACTCAGCACTTGCCTGGACTGACTGGTGGTTGAGTCATGGCAACTGGACTTCTTTCTTGTTCAGTTCTTTTACTCAgttcttttcttcttctttttttcttggaCTTCAAGAAAGAAGTCCAGTTGGCATAACTCAACCACCAGACAGTTTCACCTGGATGACTGAGAATCTTCACAGACATGCCTGGACTGAATATTACGGGTGACTAACCTATCCTGTAGTTAATCCTGTACAAACACCAAGTCGCCAAATACTCTTCTCAGTTAGTTTCTATGGCCACCTCTCCTGCTCACTCACAcaacttctctctctctctctctcgctcttcCCTGACCTTCCTCCTGCATGACCTCGCTCTGGCTGCTGATTGGCCCTTATTagatgaataaaataaacacatatatatatataaaatcatatattattttaaaaacaatagCTCTATTACCCAGGTAAACAGTTCAAAGATCTAATGTTATACTAAGTACCATTTTAACATGAAACAAAACTTAACATAATACTTGGATTAGGGTCACGTGTGTTTAGCAGAACCATGAAGATGTAAAAGACACAGACTGTCATTTTGGCATAAGGACAAgaaaagacacaggaaaacaaaacaggtgtTGGATCTTGGGAAGATCTACAGCAGGATGTGGGATTGGGAACCTGAGCCTGGGAGTGTGTTCTAGGGTCTGAGAGGAAAACCAGGACCTTAAATCAGTAGTAAAAGGCCCAGATGAGGTGAATGAATGGGCTGGTCACTGTGTGGGATGGCCACACCCCTTCAGTACTATGGCCTTACTTGTAAACATATCCAATGCTGTGATACAGGCCCTCTCCTATTCCCTCTATACATGCTTCCTTTGGGCTCCATTTGCGAACGTTATAATGGAAAATATCATTGCTATGCCGGTGATATGAAGCTCTATCTCCCATTAAAACCTGgtgactgctgctctctgaCGGCCCTTTCTGACTGTCTTGAGGATATTAAGAACAGGACGGCAATGACTTTCCTCCAGATTAATGAAAACAAGACAGATGTCATGAGTTTTGGCCACTCACGGTCTGTTCATGATCTCAGAGAACAATTAAGGCTTCTTTCAGAAAACTTCCGGTCACATGGTAAAAATGTTGGTGTCATCTTTGATTCATCATTGagtttaataaacaaataaatgctgTTGTGAAGGGGCGTTTCTGTCAGCTGAGCTCAACAgccaaggacctgcagacacaTACTCAGGCTTTTATCCTGATTGGGTTACTGcggttttatttttgtaaaatgtaacatagtccaatgttttttatgtattttattctttaattGTAGTATTTTTTTATCTATAGCACTTTGCCACAACATACATTGTTCTTAAATGtgctatttaaataaaaattacttCACAAGACTTGACAtacaaaaatcattttaatgcattttagcTCAGCCAGCCATCTTGCacatgcttatccagtacagggtcagtaCAGTACAAGGAGCATGGAGCTGATCTtttttagaatttggtgatcagtggtcattgttaacacaccacagcacagcacacagtgcgcaacaacgaaatgtgtcctctgcatttaacccatatgtgactttcgtgacatagcagggggcagcgaattcagcgcccggggagcagtgcttgggggcggtaccatgctcagggtacctcaacctgatctgaggcagcacagggcacaaggcaggggaacagctaggacaggatgccagtctgtcacagggcacagggcaggggaacaaccaggacaggatgccagtctgtcacagggcacaaggcaggggaacagctaggacaggatgccagtctgtcacagggcacaaggcaggggaacagccaggacaggatgccagtctgtcacagggcacatagaCACACTCTCTctattagagacaccaattagcctgactgcgtgtctttggactgtgggaggaaacccgcGCAAAACatggagaatatgcaaactccacacacacagagcagaagccAGATTCAAACCCCTAAACATGGAGGTGTGGCGGAACATCGCCACCTACTGGGCCACTATGCCACCCGCAGGTAAACTGTAATACCAATAAATTGCTGTCAAATAAGGAAGTTTAAAGAATTTCCCAGTGAttaactaaaaataaattaaatgcagCTAATATTATTTAAATTCATACTCTATAGTGTTTTATTCATCCTGGTGCCTGTGGGAAATACCTTGGTAAAGacatcatttatttgtttagtaTTTATCTATTCGTGTTGAAGCATAAATGATTCACAGGCAGATTTTTCATTACTTACGTTTGACAGTGATATGAACTGGAATTTGCAGGTTTCCATCATCAAACCAGTACCAGCCAGTGTCCTTCCTTTCCAGTGCCCCCACTGTCACACTGAAGAATCTATTTACTCTGTCATCCCTGATCAGGACAGGCCTCCCATCCAAACTCCGAGAATTCACTGCTGCACAGGAGCCCCCAAACTTACACCACACTATCTGTCTTGTATTATTTCCATAGCGACACTGTACACTGACACTGTCTCCTTCCACACCCGTCACCTCCTGTTTGTCCACTGACAGCACTGGGGAACCTGAACACACAGATTAGGAACAAACATTGTGATATAATAATAACATATTTATGAAtagatatttataaatatgaacCAGGTATTtagaaatatccatccatccatccattttctgctgctTATTCGGGGtcgggatgcccagacctctctctctctctccagccacctcctccagctccaccctgttcccaggccagctgagagatataatctctctaGCGTGTCCTGGATCTGCCCTGGGGGCTCGTCCCAGTTGGACACGcccaaaacacctccccagggagccatccagaaggcatcctagatagatgcccgaACCACCAGAAGTGGCTCCTTTTGATGCTGAGGAGCAGACGCTGTACTTTCAGCCCCTCCCAATCGTCTGAGCTCCTCAGAgctctctaaggctgagcccagacaccctgaaGTGGAAGCTCATttttttggtcactacccacagctcatgaccatggATGaaggtaggaacgtagatcgaccaGTAAATTGAAAGCTTTGCATTCTGCTGCTTTTggagtcccacaagctaacCAAGGTCTCCCCATTCTGGGTGGGGTAACATGGTCCTTTATAACATTCATCATTAGAGTCTGTTTCAACCgcattgtcagggtcagcacccatcCGACCCTGCCTTTTGTGTCTCCTGCCtgtttagccagcaggtgtcgctggccatcctgtcttGCTCCATGTGACTCCCCGTTCAGCCCCTATGTGCTTTCCCTGCTCCTTAGACCACTGcgtagctcagtgggctaagcgtGTGATTTAGGGTTAGAACCCACTAGTGTGCTGAAAGCTGGCTAAGAACGAGCctcatttgttttgttgtctCGAGTGTTATTTGTTATCGGTGCTTTCTTGTTTTTGTATTCCTGTCGGTTCCTTGTCTTTTGCTCCTTGTTTTAATTAACCCTTAGTGTTAGTTAATTTTCCCTAGTCTCCAATGCTGTTTGTTTGTAATATGCCACACCTGTTCTGTTTGCCCAGAGTCCTGGGATTGGTTAATTGGTTATGATTCTCGCCTGTCCTGCATTGTGTCTCGTTAGCTCTGTGTTTTAGTGCCTGTTCTGGTTCTGTTCTTTGACGGTTCATTGTGTTACTGCCTGTTATTTGCTTCACTGCCTATAGTCCTGCTCCCTATGTTATCGTACTTCCCTAGTCGTGTTTATGGTATGCTTTAGTTTATTCCTAGTTCTTGTTTTCCTCGTTTGCGTTTGATCGCTCGTGCTCCTTTTCTTTTTGGGCCTTCCATGCTGTGTTCTATTTCATTATTAAACCCCTTTGTCTTGCACCCACGAGTGGATTGTCAACTTTTTGCTCCTTTTGCCATGCCGCACCTtgacatgcatttatttataaacaGGAACCAGTGAAAACATGCTTTTCTAACACAGACATTTAACATATTACTTATATTTAACACCCAGAAGTAGCCCATTTAAACTTTCACTGCTACTTCTCCCCAGTCTCAGTTATCATACTGAATAAAACTAAAATGTGGAACCTGTTCTATATAacgtttttaaatatttaaaatctgCTTCAGTatttgtgttaatgtcctttCTTTCCAGCTGAATGACGTTACATACTGTgtatctcattggctacagtctgcagtacagacatcttaccatcagtgactgacaggtgaACCTGATCTCCAACATCTGAACCTCCACTGATATTCACACCACAGAAGTAGGTACCAGAGTCCCCAGCTGTCAGACtgttgatggtcacagtgaagacttgctggtcaggatcatctctgacTGACACTTTACCCTCCTGTGGAGAGTCACTGTGTACTATGGGAGTACATGAATCCCCATGATACCctttgcaccagtatttcacatgagttTTATATCTGTCatcatagaaacatgggatggtgacagatcctcctctctgtacagtcATGTCTCCcactgtggacacacctgcagggatAGTATGAAAGTTACCCGCCTGATTAACTCTCATTCCTTACACCAATTATGAACAAATTAATAGAGTCGGTCCCAGTCCACTGTAGGTtagatttaaaattaaaattcattCAGTAGAATTTTAATACTTATTTTGATTAAAAGTTGGTTTTATAaaataccactgtattgggaAAACACTTTATTAAAAGATTAACCAATCAATTAGCTCCATAATTAGCATACAAAGACCTCTTTTTCAGGTTTGACTTATGTTAACTTCTACAAATTTATATGACGGGCATCATACCATCAGGGATTGATTGCTACACTGTATCTCCAACATCTGAAGCTCcactgatctccacaccacatgAGTAGGTGTCAGAGTCTTTATAGCTGTCAGATTTATCATATTTAATCCTCTGATTAGCCCATTTAAACTGACACTTAATTCTGCCAGGTCTCATTTATCATATTGAATACAATGCGGAACCTGTCCTATATAAATAACATCTTaagatatattttcttttttttttcttcagtaatCATGTTAATGTCCTTCCTTCCTGACTGAGTGACATGTTGCATAatgtgcatctcattggctacagtctgcagtacagacatcttaccatcagtgactgacaggtgaACCCAATCTCCAACATCTGAACCTCCACTGATATTCACACCACAGCAGTAGATGTCAGAGCCCCCAGCTGtcagattgttgatggtcacagtgaagacttgctggtcaggatcatctctgattgacacgTTACCCTCCTGTGGAGAGTCACTGTATACTATGGAAGTACATGAATCCCTATAATaccctctgcaccagtatttcacatgagttTTATATCTGTCatcatagaaacatgggatggtgacagatcctcctctccaTGCAGACACCCAGCTCACTGTGGACACACTGTCAGTACCTGTGAGGAAAATAACCAACTGAATAAAGATTTTCCACATCACAGCATCCCTAAGTAATGCGGCTTGGTTTGTATGTGTAGCGCCCCCTTAGTCTCCGCTACCGTCAGAAGGTGCTGCCTTCAGTCCTTTAACTAAAATGTTTTGTGCACATTAAATTAAGGCCCTATGTTAATTAAATGGGTCCTCAGGAATGTGCTACTAAACGATATTTTATGTGATGGCTTACCTGTAAGCTTAGACTAAATATACACCTTTTTAATTAAACCGTTAGAGGACAGTGGGTCACATCACCCTCAAAGTCATAAACAGCTACAGTATTAATAAGTACTAAACATGCTAACCAAACACTTACCCATAGTACTGCAAAACATACAAACTATTTACCTATAGTATTGAGAATATATACACAAAATAATTTAGAATTAAACTGGAAAAGCGGTTTTCCATACATCAAAAACTCACTTATGAAATGAACAACCAAAACGTCAGTTAAATTACAGTCCCTTTTCCAATGGAAAAATCGCTCGCAAAAACAATACATAAATAACAGTTTGTATTAACTTAAGCCGATAGCCGGCAAAATTTTACGTACTTAAACAAGAAAGGGCCCAAAAAAAGGATTGAAACATGTACCGCTGGTTGGGCGCCTTGTAGCCTGAAAAAAACCGTTGGCTACTTCACTCTGGGGGAGCTAAACCAAAAAGGAAAACCCCCCCCGGCCCGTGCTGAGGTGCTGTCCGGGGAGTCTCCCTTTTGACGAAGGCCGAACACCCAAACCGCCGTGCCGTTGTCTGGCcagctcaccatgacacagccCCTTTACTCAGCACTTGCCTGGACTGACTGGTGGTTGAGTCATGGCAACTGGACTTCTTTCTTGTTCAGTTCTTTTACTCAgttcttttcttcttctttttttcttggaCTTCAAGAAAGAAGTCCAGTTGGCATAACTCAACCACCAGACAGTTTCACCTGGATGACTGAGAATCTTCACAGACATGCCTGGACGGAGTATTACGGGTGACTAACCTATCCTGTAGTTAATCCTGTACAAACACCAAGTCGCCAAATACTCTTCTCAGTTAGTTTCTATGGCCACCTCTCCTGCTCACTCACAcaacttctctctctctctctctctcgctcttcCCTGACCTTCCTCCTGCATGACCTCGCTCTGGCTGCTGATTGGCTATCCCTTATTagatgaataaaataaacacacatatatatataaaatcatatattattttaaaagcaaTAGCTCTATTACCCAGGTAAACAGTTCAAAGGTCTAATGTTATACTAAGTACCATTTTAACATGAAACAAAACTTAACATAATACTTGGATTAGGGTCACGTGTGTTTAGCAGAACCATGAAGATGTTGTAAAAGACACGGACTGTAATTTTGGCATAAGAACAAgaaaagacacaggaaaacaaaacaggtgtTGGATCTTGGGAAGATCTACAGCAGGATGTGGGATTGGGAACCTGAGCCTGGGAGTGTGTTCTAGGGTCTGAGAGGAAAACCAGGATCTTAAATCAGTAGTAAAAGGCCCAGATGAGGTGAATGAATGGGCTGGTCACTGTGTGGGATGGCCACACCCCTTCAGTACTATGGCCTTACTTGTAAACATATCCAATGCTGTGATACAGGCCCTCTCCTATTCCCTCTATACATGCTTCCTTTGGGCTCCATTTGCGAACGTTATAATGGAAAATATCATTGCTATGCTGGTCATACGCAGCTCTATCTGCCATTAAAACCTGgtgactgctgctctctgaTGGCCCTTTCTAACTGTCTTGAGGATATTAAGAACAGGACGGCAATGACTTTCCTCCAGATAAATGAAAACAAGACAGATGTCCTGAGTTTTGGTCACTCACGGTCTGTTCATGATCTCAGAGAACAATTAGGGCCTCTTTCAGAAAACTTCCGGTCACATGGTAAAAATGTTGGTGTCATCTTTGATTCATCATTGagtttaataaacaaataaatgctgTTGTGAAGGGGCGTTTCTGTCAGCTGAGCTCAACAGCCAAAGACCTGCAGACACAGACTCAGGCTTTTATCCTGATTGGGTTACTGcggttttatttttgtaaaatgtaacatagtccaatgttttttatgtattttattctttaattGTAGTATTTTTTTATCTATAGCACTTTGCCACAACATACATTGTTCTTAAATGtgctatttaaataaaaattacttCACAAGACTTGACAtacaaaaatcattttaatgcattttagcTCAGCCAGCCATCTTGCacatgcttatccagtacagggtcagtaCAGTACAAGGAGCATGGAGCTGATCTtttttagaatttggtgatcagtggtcattgttaacacagcacagcacagcacagcacacagtgcgcaacaacgaaatgtgtcctatGCATTTAagccatatgtgactttcgtgacatagcagggggcagcgaattcagcgcccggggagcagtgcttgggggcggtaccatgctcagggtacctcaacctgatctgaggcagcacagggcacaaggcaggggaacagctaggacaggatgccagtctgtcacagggcacagggcaggggaacagccaggacaggatgccagtctgtcacagggcacaaggcaggggaacagccaagacaggatgccagtctgtcacagggcacaaggcaggggaacagccaggacaggatgccagtctgtcacagggcacaaggcaggggaacagccaggacaggatgccagtctgtcacagggcacaaggcaggggaacagccaggacaggatgccagtctgtcacagggcacaaggcaggggaacacccaggacaggatgccagtctgtcacagggcacaagacaggggaacacccaggacaggatgccagtctgtcacagggcacaagacagacacacagtcactatgggcacttttagaggcaccaattcacctgaaccacgtgtctttggactgtgggaggaaaccagagaactGAAAGGAATCCAGCATAGATAcagggagaccatgcaaactgcccacagaggCTGGGGGCCAGATACTGAAACCACAaggctggaggtgtgaggcccccacgctgcccccagtctctaccagctagagggtaactagttCCCCAAAGCTGCTGCAGAGTGCAGGCAATCTTTGAAATGATGAAGAAAAACGTTTCTCAAAGAAAGATAGGAAGAGATTTGGGCATTCCTCCCTCTACAGTGCATAACATAGTGAAAAGAATCAGGGAATCTGGAGGAATTACCGTGCGCAAAGGCCAAGGGCGCAAGCCTAAACTGAATGGCCGTGATCTCCGAGCCCTCAGACGACACTGCATTAAAAACCGTCATTCATCAATAAATGATATAACTGCGTGGGCTCAGAACTACTTCAGGAAGTCACTCTCAAGCACTACAGTATGTAGTTACATTAGGAAATGCCAGCTAAAACTGTACTGTGCCAAAAGGAAGCCCTACATAAATAGTGTCCAGAAGCGCCGTCAACTTCTCTGGGCTCGGAGGCATCTGGGATGGTCCATTGTGCAGAGGAAACGTGTATTGTGGTCAGACGAATCGGACACCGTGTGCTGCGGACCAAAGAGGAAAAGGACCATCCAGACTGTTACCAGATACAAGTCCAAAAGCCAGGGTCTGTCATGGTATGGGGTTGATTCCTTCCCATGCCTGTGCAAGGAGGGAAGTGATGATGAAACTCCTTCCTCTGTTACCAAAGAACCAGTGATTATGTCAAGTAACACAAAGTTCTTTTTCTAACTTCGCTGGGTGTTTCACTGTGAGAGATAGACgactcccagaatgcactgcagtATCCCAAATCCGTGGACTGTAAACACCCAGAAAGCTGATTCTTACACCAGTCCTGAGGTGTCGGCACAGATGACCCTGAGACAGCCAGCctgtacagtgtacagtgtaGACTTGTGCAGTGTAGCCCAGCTTGCCACATTACAGATATCCTGGCCTGACACCCCCTGATCAAGGCCCT
The Paramormyrops kingsleyae isolate MSU_618 chromosome 4, PKINGS_0.4, whole genome shotgun sequence genome window above contains:
- the LOC140588675 gene encoding polymeric immunoglobulin receptor-like isoform X2; translation: MLGSQEGNVSIRDDPDQQVFTVTINNLTAGGSDIYCCGVNISGGSDVGDWVHLSVTDGVSTVGDMTVQRGGSVTIPCFYDDRYKTHVKYWCKGYHGDSCTPIVHSDSPQEGKVSVRDDPDQQVFTVTINSLTAGDSGTYFCGVNISGGSDVGDQVHLSVTDGSPVLSVDKQEVTGVEGDSVSVQCRYGNNTRQIVWCKFGGSCAAVNSRSLDGRPVLIRDDRVNRFFSVTVGALERKDTGWYWFDDGNLQIPVHITVKHADSVYTVSRVSAWRGGSVTIPCFYDDIFKTHLKYWCRGRQWSSCTPIVHSDSPQEGKVSIRDDPDQQVFTVTINSLTAGDSDRYWCGVNISGGSDVGDQVYLSVTDGVSTVGLVTVQRGGSVTIPCFYGDGYETHVKYWCRGREWSSCTPIVHSDSPQEGKVSIRDDPDQRVFTVIINNLTAGDSDRYWCGVKISGGSDVGDRVYLSVSDGLSLLSVDKQEVTGVEGDNVSVQCHYKYDFGQRIWCKIGGSCASEGSESLDGRPVLITDDRVNKVFSVTMRGLERKDTGWYWCNERKFEIPVHITVSQTTTATTSTELTIKPSAPGSTPTGANDKEQRWGQVLDAALKAETGVLYLICTIIAIQLNWCSCRKKGSNQREAEGGANTNNLAI
- the LOC140588675 gene encoding polymeric immunoglobulin receptor-like isoform X1, with product MDPLMLLFLLNAGLTGTDSVSTVSWVSAWRGGSVTIPCFYDDRYKTHVKYWCRGYYRDSCTSIVYSDSPQEGNVSIRDDPDQQVFTVTINNLTAGGSDIYCCGVNISGGSDVGDWVHLSVTDGVSTVGDMTVQRGGSVTIPCFYDDRYKTHVKYWCKGYHGDSCTPIVHSDSPQEGKVSVRDDPDQQVFTVTINSLTAGDSGTYFCGVNISGGSDVGDQVHLSVTDGSPVLSVDKQEVTGVEGDSVSVQCRYGNNTRQIVWCKFGGSCAAVNSRSLDGRPVLIRDDRVNRFFSVTVGALERKDTGWYWFDDGNLQIPVHITVKHADSVYTVSRVSAWRGGSVTIPCFYDDIFKTHLKYWCRGRQWSSCTPIVHSDSPQEGKVSIRDDPDQQVFTVTINSLTAGDSDRYWCGVNISGGSDVGDQVYLSVTDGVSTVGLVTVQRGGSVTIPCFYGDGYETHVKYWCRGREWSSCTPIVHSDSPQEGKVSIRDDPDQRVFTVIINNLTAGDSDRYWCGVKISGGSDVGDRVYLSVSDGLSLLSVDKQEVTGVEGDNVSVQCHYKYDFGQRIWCKIGGSCASEGSESLDGRPVLITDDRVNKVFSVTMRGLERKDTGWYWCNERKFEIPVHITVSQTTTATTSTELTIKPSAPGSTPTGANDKEQRWGQVLDAALKAETGVLYLICTIIAIQLNWCSCRKKGSNQREAEGGANTNNLAI